The following proteins come from a genomic window of Yinghuangia sp. ASG 101:
- a CDS encoding glycoside hydrolase domain-containing protein yields the protein MATGIDFSFSRVPAPVAARNGHTFAVSYLTDQNSSHRVKQWRPDEIAAYRAAGLGVAAVWQGGFDDRTVAWRGGYDRGRADASKAAVESGRLGRPEGAGGRPVYFAVDHDVSEAELSLVSAYFDGIASVFDVPNIGVYGGRRVIEWAMASGKARWFWQSAAWSGGHQVPGIHLFQRLHNVKLEGYDVDVNDAHNADYGQWFDVTPTDGWYPHAIRLELPEAKTQPTIRPTQFIMHSIAAPWDEQQLFAYWRDQADEESHFGLAYDGALGQYMPTTRRADANYSANRRSDGTGAVSIETASRAKSDDPWTDAQIRVLVEVGAWLHHAHGIPLRVCRTWDDPGYGYHNLFPQWSIGGATACPGPLRIRQFSDVVFPGIVRAAQSGTPFPTPDLEEEMKVLGGELRAGFDPIGNLVIPPSVPNGRSMFVNIGADMGLVRGRVDAYVTGQGWRRLGEFTVDQNSDLAFYSLPQGTRKVNIKRLPGDGIHPDTPAAWNVEIV from the coding sequence GTGGCCACAGGCATCGACTTCAGCTTTTCGCGCGTGCCGGCCCCGGTGGCGGCCCGCAACGGGCATACGTTCGCGGTCAGTTACCTGACCGACCAGAACTCGAGCCACCGTGTGAAACAGTGGCGGCCCGACGAGATCGCCGCGTACCGCGCGGCGGGCCTCGGCGTCGCGGCGGTGTGGCAGGGCGGATTCGACGACCGCACGGTCGCCTGGCGCGGCGGCTACGACCGAGGCCGCGCGGACGCCTCGAAGGCCGCGGTCGAGTCGGGGCGGCTCGGACGTCCGGAAGGCGCCGGGGGGCGCCCGGTGTACTTCGCCGTGGACCACGACGTGTCCGAGGCCGAACTCAGCCTGGTGTCCGCGTACTTCGACGGCATCGCGAGCGTCTTCGACGTCCCCAACATCGGGGTCTACGGCGGGCGCCGCGTGATCGAGTGGGCCATGGCGTCGGGCAAGGCGCGGTGGTTCTGGCAGAGCGCGGCGTGGTCCGGCGGGCACCAGGTGCCCGGGATCCACCTGTTCCAGCGCCTGCACAACGTGAAATTGGAGGGGTACGACGTCGATGTCAACGACGCGCACAACGCCGACTACGGGCAGTGGTTCGACGTGACGCCGACGGACGGCTGGTATCCGCACGCCATCCGCCTGGAGTTGCCCGAGGCGAAGACGCAACCGACCATCCGGCCCACGCAGTTCATCATGCACTCGATCGCCGCGCCGTGGGACGAGCAGCAGTTGTTCGCCTACTGGCGCGACCAGGCCGACGAGGAGTCGCACTTCGGCCTCGCCTACGACGGCGCCCTCGGCCAGTACATGCCGACGACCCGGCGCGCCGACGCGAACTACTCGGCCAACCGGCGCTCCGACGGCACCGGCGCCGTGTCGATCGAGACGGCGAGCCGCGCGAAAAGCGACGACCCGTGGACGGACGCGCAGATACGCGTGCTCGTCGAGGTCGGCGCGTGGCTGCACCACGCCCACGGCATTCCGCTGCGGGTCTGCCGCACCTGGGACGACCCCGGCTACGGCTACCACAACCTGTTCCCGCAGTGGTCCATCGGCGGCGCGACCGCGTGCCCGGGGCCGCTGCGCATCCGGCAGTTCTCCGACGTCGTCTTCCCCGGCATCGTCCGGGCCGCGCAAAGCGGGACACCGTTCCCGACACCAGACCTGGAGGAAGAGATGAAGGTTCTCGGCGGAGAACTCCGCGCCGGGTTCGATCCGATCGGCAACCTGGTGATACCGCCGAGCGTGCCGAACGGGCGCAGCATGTTCGTCAACATCGGCGCCGACATGGGGCTCGTGCGCGGCCGGGTGGACGCCTACGTCACCGGCCAGGGGTGGCGCAGGCTCGGCGAGTTCACGGTCGACCAGAACAGCGACCTGGCCTTCTACTCGCTGCCGCAGGGCACGCGCAAGGTCAACATCAAGCGGCTGCCGGGCGACGGGATCCACCCGGACACCCCGGCCGCGTGGAACGTCGAGATCGTCTGA
- a CDS encoding DUF4232 domain-containing protein, whose translation MRKHSALALLPLLALAAVPAAHAAPGGHPAGPAAAVVPPPCAESDLTVEAAQVPPIAAAVVLVHVTSTAAGVCVVDRFPTVTFADLDGSARPEPPASSAPYAIAPGGEVFAAVRTEDGSGNARYVPSLTVAPDPSHTGTTFTAGEIGAPVPGIPVYDPVTTWWHATPDDALAALPS comes from the coding sequence ATGCGCAAACACTCTGCCCTCGCCCTGCTCCCGCTGCTGGCCCTCGCCGCGGTGCCGGCGGCACACGCCGCGCCCGGCGGCCACCCCGCCGGCCCGGCCGCCGCCGTCGTACCGCCGCCCTGCGCGGAGTCCGACCTCACCGTGGAGGCGGCGCAGGTCCCGCCCATCGCCGCGGCCGTGGTGCTCGTCCACGTCACCAGCACGGCCGCCGGGGTCTGCGTCGTCGACCGCTTCCCGACCGTCACGTTCGCCGACCTGGACGGCTCGGCACGCCCCGAACCGCCCGCCTCCAGCGCGCCGTACGCGATCGCCCCGGGCGGCGAGGTGTTCGCCGCGGTCCGCACCGAGGACGGCAGCGGCAACGCGCGGTACGTCCCGTCCCTCACCGTCGCGCCGGACCCGTCCCACACCGGCACGACCTTCACCGCGGGGGAGATCGGCGCGCCGGTGCCGGGCATCCCGGTGTACGACCCGGTCACCACGTGGTGGCACGCCACCCCGGACGACGCGTTGGCCGCGCTGCCGAGTTGA
- a CDS encoding MFS transporter gives MRRDGLGPDFRRLWAAYAVSVVGSAVATDAFALTAVLALSADAFRVSLLAALGGAVGALVALPLGPWIEFRRKRPVMIATDVARFCVLLTVPVAYAADALTYPHLVVVAVLSSVGQIVFLGASTAHLKALVAREHLVAANGRFESVLWTSSAVGPPVGGLCVTVFGPVATILADAGSYLLSALGIRAIATPEPDPPTRTAHRRRWRGLGAGWRHIWSDALLRVLFANTVAVSALIVAIAPIWSVVMLRDLRFSPFAYGLSVGIPCVAGVIGARLSRRLAARWGHRAVLLVAGVARVLWLPFLPFVGGGPLGLAAVTAIHSGTVFFTSVFTPVFATCRLERTPHDKTARVLTAWSITNNAVRAVCVLAFGLLAGLTAPRPAIAAAALLLLASCVCLPWRARPGDVTETGVPPAAPHPRTGDAAGGGPAPEPRPHPRIPEAPVPPGGLTTPAGRTTDQAPRPDSR, from the coding sequence GTGCGCCGCGACGGGCTCGGGCCGGATTTCCGGCGCCTGTGGGCGGCGTACGCGGTCAGCGTGGTCGGCAGCGCGGTCGCCACCGACGCGTTCGCGCTGACCGCCGTTCTCGCGCTGTCCGCCGACGCGTTCCGGGTGTCGCTGCTCGCCGCGCTCGGCGGCGCGGTCGGTGCCCTTGTCGCGCTGCCGCTGGGGCCGTGGATCGAGTTCCGCCGGAAGCGACCGGTGATGATCGCCACCGACGTGGCGCGTTTCTGCGTACTGCTGACCGTGCCCGTCGCGTACGCCGCCGACGCGCTGACGTACCCGCACCTGGTCGTCGTCGCCGTGCTCTCTTCCGTCGGCCAGATCGTGTTCCTCGGCGCGTCGACGGCCCACCTGAAGGCCCTCGTCGCGCGCGAACACCTCGTGGCCGCGAACGGGCGTTTCGAAAGCGTGCTGTGGACGTCCTCGGCCGTCGGCCCGCCGGTCGGCGGCCTGTGCGTGACGGTGTTCGGCCCGGTCGCCACGATCCTCGCCGACGCGGGCAGCTACCTGCTGTCCGCCCTGGGGATCCGCGCGATCGCCACCCCGGAGCCGGACCCGCCGACGCGGACCGCCCACCGGCGCCGGTGGCGGGGCCTCGGCGCGGGCTGGCGGCACATCTGGTCCGACGCGCTCCTGCGGGTGCTGTTCGCGAACACGGTCGCCGTCAGCGCGCTGATCGTCGCGATCGCCCCCATCTGGTCCGTCGTCATGCTGCGCGACCTGCGCTTCAGCCCGTTCGCGTACGGGCTGTCGGTGGGCATCCCCTGCGTCGCGGGCGTCATCGGCGCGCGCCTGAGCCGGCGCCTCGCGGCACGGTGGGGGCACCGCGCGGTTCTGCTCGTGGCCGGGGTCGCCCGCGTCCTGTGGCTGCCGTTCCTGCCGTTCGTCGGCGGCGGCCCGCTCGGGCTGGCGGCGGTGACCGCGATCCACAGCGGCACGGTCTTCTTCACCAGCGTCTTCACGCCGGTCTTCGCCACCTGCCGCCTGGAGCGTACTCCCCACGACAAGACCGCGCGCGTGCTGACCGCGTGGTCGATCACCAACAACGCCGTCCGGGCCGTGTGCGTCCTCGCCTTCGGCCTGCTCGCCGGCCTCACGGCACCGCGCCCGGCGATCGCGGCGGCGGCGCTGCTCCTGCTCGCGTCCTGCGTCTGCCTGCCGTGGCGTGCCCGGCCCGGCGACGTCACCGAGACCGGTGTCCCGCCCGCGGCCCCGCACCCGAGGACCGGGGACGCCGCGGGCGGCGGCCCCGCGCCGGAGCCGCGGCCTCACCCTCGGATCCCGGAGGCCCCCGTCCCGCCGGGCGGCCTCACAACACCAGCAGGTCGAACAACCGATCAAGCTCCGCGGCCGGATTCGCGGTGA
- a CDS encoding HipA family kinase translates to MLPLVNAIRYVTPLREGGSLPGIVEADDLGTYVVKFRGAGQGPKVLVAEVVVGELARRLGLRVPDLAVVRLDPVIGRGEPDEEVQDLLHASGGLNLGLDFLPGSVGFDPVAWLPDADTAARVLWLDAFTSNVDRSWRNPNLLVWHGRLWLIDHGAALWFHHAWGSATAAASRPYDASDHVLAPAAAGRLGDADKALAPRVTRELLEGVTALVPDAWLTPNDSEIALGLDSPAALRGAYVDHLLDRLDRREAWLPAVDAA, encoded by the coding sequence GTGCTTCCCCTGGTCAACGCCATCCGATACGTCACCCCGCTGCGGGAGGGCGGCTCGCTGCCCGGCATCGTCGAGGCCGACGATCTGGGCACCTACGTCGTCAAGTTCCGCGGCGCGGGCCAAGGGCCCAAAGTGCTGGTCGCCGAAGTCGTCGTCGGCGAGCTGGCGCGGCGGCTCGGGCTGCGGGTCCCCGATCTGGCGGTCGTGCGCCTCGACCCGGTCATCGGGCGCGGCGAGCCCGACGAGGAGGTCCAGGACCTCCTGCACGCGTCGGGCGGGCTCAACCTGGGGCTGGACTTCCTGCCCGGGTCGGTCGGGTTCGACCCGGTCGCCTGGCTGCCCGACGCCGACACCGCCGCGCGGGTGCTGTGGCTCGACGCGTTCACCAGCAACGTGGACCGCAGCTGGCGGAACCCGAATCTGCTGGTGTGGCACGGCAGGCTCTGGCTCATCGACCACGGGGCCGCGCTGTGGTTCCACCACGCGTGGGGGTCGGCCACGGCGGCGGCGAGTCGTCCGTACGACGCGTCCGACCACGTCCTCGCCCCCGCCGCGGCCGGCCGTCTCGGGGACGCCGACAAGGCGCTCGCCCCGCGGGTGACGCGCGAGCTGCTGGAAGGGGTCACGGCGCTCGTCCCCGACGCGTGGCTCACGCCGAACGACTCCGAGATCGCGCTCGGGCTCGACTCCCCCGCCGCGCTGCGCGGCGCGTACGTCGACCACCTGCTCGACCGCCTCGACCGGCGCGAGGCCTGGCTGCCGGCGGTGGACGCCGCATGA
- a CDS encoding chaplin has protein sequence MLTGAGAAHADSGAGGAAVGSPGVASGNLVQLPVHAPVNVCGNSVDVVGVLNPAFGNACFNVDGHR, from the coding sequence ATGCTCACCGGCGCGGGTGCGGCCCACGCCGACTCGGGGGCCGGAGGCGCGGCCGTCGGTTCGCCGGGTGTGGCGTCCGGCAACCTCGTCCAGCTGCCGGTGCACGCGCCGGTCAACGTGTGCGGCAACAGCGTCGACGTCGTCGGTGTCCTGAACCCGGCGTTCGGCAACGCCTGCTTCAACGTCGACGGCCACCGCTGA
- a CDS encoding DUF3037 domain-containing protein, with protein sequence MRAEVPSRQREFFEYALIRLVPRVDRGECINAGVVLYSQAFDFLGARTHLDVSRLRALYAAADSVQTRAALSAWEMVCAGAPGAGPAGGEPLGRRFRWLTAPRSAVVQPGPVHGGLTANPAAELDRLFDLLVL encoded by the coding sequence CTGCGGGCCGAAGTCCCGTCGCGGCAGCGGGAGTTCTTCGAGTACGCGCTGATCCGGCTGGTGCCGCGGGTGGACCGCGGCGAGTGCATCAACGCCGGAGTGGTGCTCTACAGCCAGGCCTTCGATTTCCTCGGCGCGCGCACGCACCTCGACGTGTCGCGGCTGCGGGCGCTGTACGCGGCGGCGGACTCGGTGCAGACGCGCGCCGCGCTGTCGGCGTGGGAGATGGTGTGCGCGGGCGCGCCGGGGGCGGGCCCGGCCGGCGGCGAACCGCTCGGGCGCCGCTTCCGGTGGCTGACGGCGCCGCGCAGCGCCGTCGTCCAGCCCGGTCCCGTGCACGGGGGGCTCACCGCGAATCCGGCCGCGGAGCTTGATCGGTTGTTCGACCTGCTGGTGTTGTGA
- a CDS encoding RNA polymerase sigma factor: MNEPLLRELVPAVIGILVRRGADFAAAEDAVQDALVEAVRGWPDDPPRDPKGWLVTVAWRKFLDAARADTSRRRREERVESEPPPGPGEAVDDTLRLYFLCAHPSLTPATAVALTLRAVGGLTTRQIAQAYLVPEATMAQRISRAKRTVSGVRFERPGDVATVLRVLYLVFNEGYSGDVDLAAEAIRLTRQLAAGIHHEEVAGLLALMLLHHARRPARTAPDGRLVPLAEQDRGLWDTRLIAEGIAILQAALARDRLGEFQAQAAIAALHADARTAEETDWVQIVEWYDELVRLTDSPVARLNRAVALGEADGPRAGLAALADLDPALPRYTAVSAHLHERDGDAATAARLYAQAARSAPTIPERDHLTRQAARLNTRLRSRPQHPSRPPGGAAAGWET, encoded by the coding sequence GTGAACGAGCCACTGCTCCGCGAGCTGGTGCCCGCGGTGATCGGCATCCTCGTCCGCCGCGGAGCCGACTTCGCGGCGGCCGAAGACGCCGTCCAGGACGCCCTGGTCGAGGCGGTGCGCGGGTGGCCGGACGACCCGCCGCGGGACCCCAAGGGCTGGCTGGTCACGGTCGCCTGGCGCAAGTTCCTCGACGCCGCGCGCGCCGACACGTCCCGTCGGCGGCGCGAGGAACGGGTCGAGTCCGAGCCACCGCCCGGACCGGGCGAGGCGGTCGACGACACGCTCCGGCTGTACTTCCTGTGCGCGCATCCGTCGCTGACCCCGGCCACGGCCGTCGCGCTCACGCTGCGCGCGGTCGGCGGCCTGACCACGCGGCAGATCGCCCAGGCCTACCTGGTGCCGGAGGCGACCATGGCCCAGCGCATCAGCCGGGCCAAACGGACCGTCTCCGGCGTCCGGTTCGAGCGGCCCGGCGACGTCGCCACCGTGCTGCGCGTGCTCTACCTGGTGTTCAACGAGGGCTACTCGGGCGATGTCGACCTCGCCGCCGAGGCGATCCGCCTGACGCGCCAACTGGCCGCCGGGATCCACCACGAGGAGGTCGCGGGCCTGCTGGCGCTCATGCTGCTCCACCACGCGCGGCGTCCGGCACGCACCGCCCCCGACGGCCGGCTCGTGCCGCTGGCCGAGCAGGACCGCGGCCTGTGGGACACCCGCCTGATCGCCGAGGGCATCGCCATCCTCCAGGCCGCGCTCGCACGCGACCGCCTGGGCGAGTTCCAGGCCCAGGCGGCGATCGCGGCACTCCACGCCGACGCGCGGACCGCCGAGGAGACCGACTGGGTGCAGATCGTCGAGTGGTACGACGAACTCGTACGCCTCACCGACAGCCCGGTGGCCCGCCTCAACCGGGCGGTCGCGCTCGGCGAGGCCGACGGCCCTCGGGCGGGTCTGGCCGCCCTGGCCGACCTCGACCCCGCCCTGCCGCGGTACACCGCGGTCTCGGCCCACCTGCACGAACGCGACGGCGACGCCGCGACCGCCGCACGGCTGTACGCCCAAGCCGCCCGATCGGCCCCCACCATCCCCGAACGCGACCACCTCACACGCCAGGCCGCCCGGCTCAACACACGCCTGAGGAGCCGACCGCAACACCCGTCGCGCCCGCCGGGCGGCGCGGCGGCAGGCTGGGAGACCTGA
- a CDS encoding YciI family protein, whose protein sequence is MAKYLLLKHYRGAPDPVNNVPMDQWTPEEVTAHIKYMNDFAARLEETGEFVEGQALSPEGTFVRYDGEGRPPVTDGPFAETKDLIAGWMVIDVESYDRALTLAGELSAAPGAGGRPIHEWLEVRPFYGEHGAATE, encoded by the coding sequence ATGGCCAAGTACCTGCTGCTCAAGCACTACCGCGGCGCCCCGGACCCGGTCAACAACGTGCCCATGGACCAGTGGACGCCGGAGGAGGTCACCGCCCACATCAAGTACATGAACGACTTCGCGGCGCGGCTCGAAGAGACCGGCGAGTTCGTCGAAGGCCAGGCCCTCTCCCCGGAGGGCACGTTCGTCCGCTACGACGGCGAGGGCCGTCCGCCGGTCACCGACGGCCCGTTCGCGGAGACCAAGGACCTGATCGCCGGGTGGATGGTGATCGACGTCGAGAGCTACGACCGCGCGCTGACACTCGCCGGCGAGCTGTCCGCGGCCCCGGGCGCGGGCGGCAGGCCCATCCACGAGTGGCTGGAGGTCCGCCCGTTCTACGGTGAGCACGGCGCGGCCACCGAGTGA